In Hoplias malabaricus isolate fHopMal1 unplaced genomic scaffold, fHopMal1.hap1 scaffold_70, whole genome shotgun sequence, the genomic window tcctccgggtgactgtctgtgaggagtgtggtgtgttctctctgtgtctgcgtgggtttcctccgggtgactgtttgtgaggagtgtggtgtgttctccctgtgtctgcgtgggtttcttccgggtgactgtctgtgaggagtgtggtgtgttctctctgtgtctgcgtgggtttcctccgggtgactgtgaggagtgtggtgtgttctctctgtgtctgtgtgggtttcctccgggtgactgtctgtgaggagtgtggtgtgttctctctgtgtctgcgtgggtttcctccgggtgactgtgaggagtgtggtgtgttctccctgtgtctgtgtgggtttcctccgggtgactgtctgtgaggagtgtggtgtgttctctctgtgtctgcgtgggtttcctgagATGTTCTCCTGAAGTTGATCAACTCTTGGAAGTTCTAAAATGTGCTAAAGCTGGGTTTCCCAGGAATTGATTACTGATTTAAAAGGTGCTCTTCCTCCCTCTAAAGTGAGACTCTCTCCTGAGAGTGGAGTTCTCAGTCACTAACTCACCGATCTTCCTTTGAGCACTCGATCTCTCCCTCCCTCGGCTCCAGTCTGCTTCTGGAAGTAACGCACACGAAGCTGAATTAAAACAACACCACCCTACTGACTGTGTGCACTGTAACAGAGCAGAggtttcacaaacacactcttttAACCCTTTCAACTTTCACAAATCCAGACAAAAAAGGGACAGCACACACCTGCACGGTGCTCCTCCTGCTTCATCGAGTTGGGGATTCTTATTTTGCCAAATCCCTCCTTACAGGATTCCTCCAGTCGCCCTTTGAGCTCACCGAGAGACTTCCTCACGTCTTCAAATATTAACGGAGCCAGTCTGAGACTCTGAGGGGCACTGTGTGAATTCTCAGACTCCGCCCCTAGAGACTGGAGAGTCTAGAGAGGACGGAGACAGGAAGGAGGTGTGGTATAAACAGAGTGAACTGCTCTCACATCAAGAGAAGGAAGCTCAGAACCCTTAAAGACAAGTAAAGGCCCCGGCAGGGTGTGTGTTACCTGGAGGAAGCTGATGTGGTCGTCTGAGTGCGAGAGCTGCTCCAGCTCGGTGCGTCTCTTCTTCAGGTCGGAGATCTCCTCCTCCagtttctccaggtgctcttcAGCTCCACTCAGCTGGGCCTTCTCCTGAGCTCGGATCTGCTTTGTTATCTCAGAGCGCTTCTTCTCAATGGAGCGGATCAGCTCAGTGAAGACCCTCTCGCTGTCCTCCACTGCTGCTTGTGCTGAGCGCtgcagagcacacacacacacacacacaagatggAGGTCACGGTCAAGCCCTACTCTCAACCACCCTCTCACTGTAACTCCAAATGACATAGGGTCCATACTTTGGACTGTGAAGGGTTAAAGCATTGGTCTTTGGTCCGAAGCCtgcactgttctctctgttctctacTCACCTTAATATCGCTCACGGCCTCTTTCATCTCCCGCAGCTCCTTCTGTTTCTCCTGGATTCTCTGCTGAGTTCTCCTCTGCACCTCCTCCAGCTGAGACTAGAGGTAAGACATCGACATTAGCGCCAGCAAAAGACCCCAGGGGTCCGCATCATCAGGCACAGCTTTGAGACTGAGACAGAGGAGCTCTGAAGTGCTCCCGTTTCTCACCTGTTTCTCGGTTCTCTCGGCCGCAGCCTCGACAGTATCGTGGCCCCTGTGTTCGTCCATCGTACACAGCTCACAGATGCAGCGGCGGTCGGTGCGGCAGTAGATCTCCATCAGCCTGTCGTGCTGAGAGCAGACCCTCTCCTGGAGCCGCGAGGAGGCTTTGACCAGCCTGTGCTTTTTCAGACCAGGGACGTCGTAGTGAGGCTGAAGGTGGGCTCCGCAGAAGGAGGCCTGACACGTCACGCAGGACTTGACGGCTTTGTGTTTCCTCCCGGAGCAGAAATCACACTCCACATCTCCAGGGCCTGCGTAACGTGGAGCAGGGGCAGGAGCGCGGAGCTCTGTCTTCTTCACTTTCTCCACCACCTCAGCCAGCATGTTGTTTCTGCGCAGGACTGGCCTTCGAGTGAAGATCTCTCTGCACTGGGGGCAGGTGTAGACCCCCTTCTGATCCTCCTGATCCCAGCAGCCGTTAATACACACCACGCAGAAGCTGTGTCCACAGGGAACGGTCACCGGATCCTTCAGCAGATCCAGACAGACTGGACACATGAACTGGTCCTGATCTACTGAGATACTGGCCTCTGCCATTTTCCTGCACTcgctcactgagagagagagtgagagagagagagagagagagatagatagatagatagagagagagagagcgatagagagaggacaaaagtgaaagagagcgaaagagagagggagaaaaagggaACAACACCCTGTGAACTCACTCAGTTTCGTTTCGTCTGAACAGAGGGGAGTGGCTTCCTgattgagtgagagagggagggaggggggagcatatgagagagtgagagagagagagagagagagagagagagagggggagaggtagagagagaggtgaagatTAAAGAGGGAGAGTGAAAAGTTTCCAGATGCAGAGTTGAATTCTCTCCGTTTCTGAGCTTCTTTTGTAATCACTTTATGTGTGAAACCTCACAGAATCGCAGTGGATTGTGGGTAATTGCTCTCACCAATGCGTGTCCTGAGTCCAGACAGTGTTTAGAGCTGAAATGACTGCAGGCCACACGTCACACACATGTTCAAACTCTTTTATTacagaatttaaaaacaaaatcaaggTGATGGATCTGTGAACGCTGCACAAACAGATCTTAGATCTATTCACTGTGTTTAATTGTTCTCAGTGTTACAGGAACACAGGGGAACCACGGGTCCAATCGTGCTGCCACAGATCCAGCCCCGGGACTCAAAGGGACACTGGACACTAGGGACTTTTAAACTGCAACCTGAGGAGCAGGGCCACAACACTAACTGAGGGGACAGTCCTAGACCCTGCAGAACCCAGGGAACCCAGCTGGGTCACTCCTTTAAGTGAGGGGACAGTCCTAGACCCTACAGAACTAACATGGGTCACTCCTTTAAGTGAGGGGACAGTCCTAGACCCTGCAGAACCCAGGTGGGTCACTCCTTTAAGTGAGGGGACAGTCCTAGACCCTGCAGAACCCAGGTGGGTCACTCACTTAAGTGAGGGGACAGTCCTAGACCCTGCAGAACCCAGGTGGGTCACTCACTTAAGTGAGAGGACAGTCTTCGACCCTGCAGAACCCAGGTGGGTGACTCACTTAAGCGAGGGGACGGTCCTAGACCCTGCAGAATCCAGAGAACCCAGTTGGGTCACTCCTTTAAGCGAGGGCACACTCCTAGACCCTGCagaacccacgtgggtcactccCTTAAGTGAGGGGACAGTCCTAGACCCCGAAGTGGGTTCCTTCCTTTTAGCGAGGCCACAGTCCTGCACCCTACAGAACCCAGGGAACCCATGTGGGTCACTCCCCAGCAAGGGCACAGTCCTGCACGCTACAGAACCCACTTAAGTCACTCCCTTAAGTGAGGGGACAGTCCTAGGCCCTGCAGAACCCAGGTGGGTCACTCCCTTAAGTGAGGCGACGGTCCTAGACCCTGCAGAACCCAGTTGGGTCACTCGCTTAAGTGAGGGGACAGTCTTCGATCCTGCAGAACCCAGGTGGGTCACTCACTTAAGTGAGGGGAGGGTCCTAGACCCTGCAGAACCCAGAGAACCCAGCTGGGTCACTCCCCAGCAAGGGCACAGTCCTGCACGCTACAGAACCCAGGGAACCCATGCGGGTCACTCCCTTAAGCGAGGGGACAGTCCTAGACCCGGCAGAACCCAGGTGGGTCACTCCTTTAAGCGAGAGGACAGTCCTAGACCCTGCAGAACCCAGGTGGGACACTCCCTTAAGTGAGGGGACAGTCCTAGACCCTGCAGAACCCAGGTGGGTCACTCCCTTAAGTGAGGGGACAGTCCTAGGCCCTGCAGAACCCAGGTGGGTCACTCCCTTAAGTGAGGGGACAGTCCTAGACCCTGCAGAACTCAGGTGGGTCACTCGCTAAAGTGAGGGGACAGTCCAAGAACCTGCAGAACCCAGTGCCCCCAGGTGGGCTCCTTCGTTTTAGCGAAGGCACAGTCCTGCACCCTACAGAACCCAGGGAACCCATGTGGATCACTCCCTTAAGCGAGGGGACAGTCGTAGACCCTGCAGAACCCAGGTGGGTCACTCACTTAAGTGAGAGGACAGTCTTCGACCCTGCAGAACCCAGGTGGGTCACTCACTTAAGCGAGGGGACGGTCCTAGACCCTGCAGAATCCAGAGAACCCAGCTGGGTCACTCCTTTAAGCGAGGGCACACTCCTAGACCCTGCagaacccacgtgggtcactccCTTAAGTGAGGGGACAGTCCTAGACCCCGAAGTGGGTTCCTTCCTTTTAGCGAGGCCACAGTCCTGCACCCTACAGAACCCAGGGAACCCATGTGGGTCACTCCCCAGCAAGGGCACAGTCCTGCATGCTACAGAACTCAGGGAACCCATGCGGGTCACTCCCTTAAGCGAGGGGACAGTCCTAGACCTGGCAGAACCCAGGTGGGTCACTCCTTTAAGCGAGAGGACAGTCCTAGACCCTGCAGAACCCAGGTGGGTCACTCCTTTAAGCGAGGGGACAGTCCTAGACCCTGCAGAACCCAGGTGGGTCACTCCTTTAACCGAGGGGACAGTCCTAGACCCTGCAGAACTCAGGTGGGTCACTCCCTTAAGTGAGGGGACAGTCTTCGACCCTGCAGAACCCAGCTGGGTCACTCCTTTAAGCGAGGGCACAGTCCTGCACCCTACAGAACCCAGGGAACCCATGTGGGTCACTCCCTTAAGTGAGGGGACAGTCCTAGACCCTGCAGAACCCAGGTGGGTCACTCCCTTAAGCGAGGCGACGGTCCTAGACCCTGCAGAACCCAGTTGGGTCACTCACTTAAGTGAGGGGACAGTCTTCGATCCTGCAGAACCCAGGTGGGTCACTCACTTAAGTGAGGGGAGGGTCCTAGACCCTGCAGAACCCAGAGAACCCAGCTGGGTCACTCCCCAGCAAGGGCACAGTCCTGCACGCTACAGAACCCAGGGAACCCATGCGGGTCACTCCCTTAAGCGAGGGGACAGTCCTAGACCCGGCAGAACCCAGGTGGGTCACTCCTTTAAGCGAGAGGACAGTCCTAGACCCTGCAGAACCCAGGTGGGACACTCCCTTAAGTGAGGGGACAGTCCTAGGCCCTGCAGAACCCAGGTGGGTCACTCCCTTAAGTGAGGGGACAGTCCTAGGCCCTGCAGAACCCAGGTGGGTCACTCCCTTAAGTGAGGGGACAGTCCTAGACCCTGCAGAACTCAGGTGGGTCACTCGCTAAAGTGAGGGGACAGTCCTAGAACCTGCAGAACCCAGTGCCCCCAGGTGGGCTCCTTCGTTTTAGCGAAGGCACAGTCCTGCACCCTACAGAACCCAGGGAACCCATGTGGATCATTCCCTTAAGCGAGGGGACAGTCCTAGACCCTGCAGAACCCAGGTGGGTCACTCACTTAAGTGAGAGGACAGTCTTCGACCCTGCAGAACCCAGGTGGGTCACTCACTTAAGCGAGGGGACGGTCCTAGACCCTGCAGAATCCAGAGAACCCAGCTGGGTCACTCCTTTAAGCGAGGGCACACTCCTAGACCCTGCagaacccacgtgggtcactccCTTAAGTGAGGGGACAGTCCTAGACCCCGAAGTGGGTTCCTTCCTTTTAGCGAGGCCACAGTCCTGCACCCTACAGAACCCAGGGAACCCATGTGGGTCACTCCCCAGCAAGGGCACAGTCCTGCACGCTACAGAACCCAGGGAACCCATGCGGGTCACTCCCTTAAGCGAGGGGACAGTCCTAGACCCGGCAGAACCCAGGTGGGTCACTCCTTTAAGTGAGGGGATAGTCCTAGACCCTGCAGAACCCAGGTGGGTCACTCCCTTAAGTGAGGGGACAGTCCTAGACCCTGCAGAACTCAGGTGGGTTACTCGCTTAAGTGAGGGGACAGTCCTAGAACCTGCAGAACCCAGTGCCCCCAGGTGGGCTCCTTCGTTTTAGCGAAGGCACAGTCCTGCACCCTACAGAACCCAGGGAACCCATGTGGATCACTCCCTTAAGCGAGGGGACAGTCCTAGACCCTGCagaacccacgtgggtcactcaCTTAAGTGAGAGGACAGTCTTCGACCCTGCAGAACCCAGGTGGGTCACTCACTTAAGCGAGGGGACGGTCCTAGACCCTGCAGAATCCAGAGAACCCAGCTGGGTCACTCCTTTAAGCGAGGGCACACTCCTAGACCCTGCagaacccacgtgggtcactccCTTAAGTGAGGGGACAGTCCTAGACCCCGAAGTGGGTTGCTTCCTTTTAGCGAGGCCACAGTCCTGCACCCTACAGAACCCAGGGAACCCATGTGGGTCACTCCTTTAAGCAAGGGGCAGTCCTAGACCCTGCAGAACCCAGTGCCCTCAGGTGAGTCACTCCTTTAAGCGAGACGACAGTCCTAACACCCTGCAGAACCCAGGTGGGTCGCTCCCTTAAGTGAGGGGACAGGTCAGACCCTGCAGAACCCATGTGGGTCACTCCCTTCAGCGAGGGGACAGTCCTAACATCCTGCAGAACCAAAGTGGGTCACTTGATTAAGTGAGGGGACAGTCCTAGACCCTGCAGAACGCAGGTGGGTCACTCGCTTAAGCGAGGGGACAGTCCTAGACCCTGCAGAACCCAGGTGGGTCACTCGCTTAAGTGAGGGGACAGTCCTAGACCCTGCAGAGTCAGTGCCCCCAGGTGAGTCACTCCTTTAAGCAAAAGGACAGTCCTAACACCCTGCAGAACCCAGGTGGGTCGCTCCCTTAAGTGAGGGGACAGTCCTAGACCCTGCAGAACCCAGGTGGGTCACTTGATTAAGTGAGGGGACAGTCCTAGACACTGCAGAACCAAGGTGGGTCATTTGCTTAAGTGAGGGAACAGTCCTAGACCCTGCAGAACCCAGGTGGGTCACTCGCTTAAGTCAGGGGACAGTCCTAGATCCTGCAGAACCCAGGGAACCCATGTGGGTCACTCTCTTAAGTGAGAGGACAGTCCTAACATCCAGCAGAACCCAGGTGGGTCACTCCCTTAAGTGAGGGGACAGTCCTAGACCCTGCAGAACCCAGGTGGGTCACTCGCTTAAGTCAGGGGACAGTCCTAGATCCTGCAGAACCCAGGGAACCCAGGTGGGTCACTCCCTTAAGTGAGAGGACAGTCCTAGACCTTGCAGAATCCAGGTGGGTCACTCCCTTAAGTGAGAAGACAGTCCTAGACCCTGTAGAACCCAGGTGGGTCACTCCCTTAAGTGAGGGGACAGTCCTAACACCCTGCAGAACCCAGGAAACCCAGGTGGGTCACTCCCTTAAGCGAGGGGACAATCCTAACACCCTGTAGAACCTAGTGAACACAGGGGGGTCACTTCATTAAGTGAGGGGACAGTCCTAACACCCTGCAGAACCCAGGGAACCCAGCTGGGTCACTCCCTTAAGCGAGGGGACAATCCTAACACCCTGTAGTACCTAGTGAACCCAGGTGGGTCACTTCGTTAAGCAAGGGGACAGTCCTAACACCCAGCAGAACCCAGGGAACCCAGGTGGGTCACTCCCTTAAGCGAGGGGACAATCCTAACACCCTGTAGTCCCTAATGAACCCAGGTGGGTCACTTCGTTAAGCAAGGGGACAGTCCTAACACCCTGCAGAACCCAGGGAACCCAGGTGGGTCACTTCCTTAAGCGGGGGGACAATCCTAACACCCTGCAGAACCcagagcacaaacacacaatctcAAGAGACAACAAAAAAGCAGCTCTACATCGGGAGGAGACACAGAACGGAAAGAGAGGGATTCGAATGGAGCGAAAGAATGAATGAGCTATGTCCTTGTGATTTTGAACCAGACATGTCTGTTTTCATTGTATAcatacatcttcttttccgtttctccatttcagggtcgcggtggctacagggcaagcaaagaagcccagacgtctctgtcccttgcaacatccaccaattcctcctgggggatcccaaggcttTCCCAGGACTgccaggagatataatccctccagcgtgtcctggatCTACCCCGGGGCCACCTTCCAGTTGgatgtgcctggtatacctccagtgggaggcgtccaggaggcatcctgatcaaatgcccaaaccacctcaactgacttctctcaatgcgaaggagcagcgactttactccaagctcctccctagtcactgagctcctcacctgatcatggagagtacgcccagcaaccTGTCAGAGAAAGCTAATTTCTGCCGCTTGTATCcacgatcttgttctttcggtcattacccagagctcatgaccataggtgagagtggggacgtagactgaccggtaaattgagagctttgctttatggctcagctctctcttcaccacaacggtgcggtacagtgaccgcattactgcagacgctgcacctatcctaagGTCAacctcaccatccctcttcccatcactcgtgaacaagaacccgagatacttgaactccttcacttggggcaggttctcaccccttacctgaagggagcatgccatctgtttccggaagataaccatggcctcagacttggaggtgctgatccgtgCGAGTTTTTATTAGGGACAATGGCTTTGTTGTGCAATCACTCTCTGTGCCAACTCAGTCCAAAGAAAGACGATCCTTACCTCTGGTTTCATAGGAAGGATTTTCCTGAGATAGGACTGGTGTGTAATCATTGAACAGATGTTTATTCATCCAGACCTTTTCTGACCTGTAATCTATCCCATAATGAACAGTGAACACAGTAATACCATGAAAATACAAAATGACATAATGACACAAACACCCGGTTTCTGATTTGGAAACaaaatcacaaggaaataaaaggaaatacaaacaggaaaatgctccatctGGATGTGTTCTGGGATGTGGTGAGCGTGACTCTACTGTGCAGCCATTTTCAGGCTCTTTTTACAGTTCTCAGATCAGCGGAACAGCTCTGTAACCACAATCCAAAGTACTACAGAGCTCTGGATCATTTCCACGTGTCTCATATCTCACTGTGATCTCACcacgctgtaaacagtggattaaccatgactctgtcctgactccatccttttatctctggctctggagcaGATACATCCTTAGTGATGCTGGAACCTAGTCCCCCCAGCTGATGACGTACCATTAGTTCCCATCAAAAGAACTGATTCAAGAACCATTTGGTGGGAAACGGTAAGGAATTACGTCATCACTATGATGCTGTTCAGTGACGACTGTCTGAGGAGCAGGTTCCTccatggggtgtgtgtgtgtgtgtgttagtgagtgttgtgctggtgtagagtggatcagacacagcagtgctgctggagtttttaaaccctgtgtccactctctgtccactctgtgagacactcctccctcgttggtccaccttgtagatgtagagtcagagacagtagctcatctgtcgctgcacagtgtgtgtcgctcgtcctctagtccttcatcagtgacacagggcaCTGCCCCCCATCAGGAGTTCCACgtaaatgaataaatctgaAACAGCTTGGATTTAATGTGTTATAGACTTTTATTGTGACAGAGAAAGCCTTGTGAATACAGACCATTAATAAGCAGTTTGTTTACAGCTGAGTGAATGTCCCCATTGTCCTGGTCCATGGTTCTCTGACTGTCTCAGGTCCCAAAACATTGTCCATGTGGTGTTTGATGGTTGtgaactttaaaataaatgtaaaagcaaACGCAGATCAGAGACGGAGGCACGGCGGAGGAAAAGGAGAGTACACCGTGTTTCTCGAGCACAGCTATGATCTCTAAACTCATTTCTCATCTCTGTGTTCTGAATCCGACACGTCCGGATCACACAACCGCAACTGTCCCTTCTTCAGCCAGAAGCCGGCGTACAGCGGCTGCGTGAAGGTGGTGTGGACGCTGTGCAGCAGGGTCATTGTGTCCGAGACGCCGTAGAAGGACAGGATCCCCGCGTCGTGATCCACGTACACTCCGATCCTGTTGGAGGAAGGTCCCGAGAGCTTGGTCTCGACGTTGTTGTGCCAGAAAGAAAGGAGGGAAGAGCACAGCAGACTCCAGGACTGGGCGTTTCCACCAAACGCACACTCATCGCTGTCTCCTTTCCTTTCGATCCCTTTATAGGACACTGATATGGACACTCCCCATCCTCCGTTGTCCCactccacctcccagtaacagcgtccacAAATGCTCTCCCCACACAGCACCTGAGGCCAGCGATTAAACCTCTCAGGGTGCTCGGGGTAGGTCCGGACTCCTCCTCTCCACGTCACCACTCTGTTGTACTCGGAGAGGAGGAGTTTGTGGTGGACGGTGTTGGGGTCCAGAGTCAGAGGACAGTAATCTAAACAAGGAAATACATGTTTGAGTGAAGGAATGGGCACCTTGTGTTCTACTGGAGAGACTGATTTAACCAGAGGAAGGGCAAGGCAGGAGAAGTAGAAACGTGTGCAGATCTCTGTTAGTGTTTATGGTGTTTTTCCACCGCACGGGTCTGGCTCCGCACGGCTCGGCTCGCTTAAAGcttggcgcttttccactggcagcgTTCCCTGGGAAAATGaagctggctttgaaaaccacgaCGTATGCTTTTtctggtgattgacaggtctctggccaatcagagctctgcagagTTGACGCCTCACcttttagtacctactcggctcggCTGGAACCCGGAGCGAGCCGGGACTGAAAacccaggaccagatttgggcagtggaaaagcgaAATAGACGAGGCGaggtgtaggttccatgcagtggaaaagcaccattagacgCTGAGGtgcagtgtgtttctgtttgaatttatttatttatttatttattttctgttttattttacccTTTAGTTGAAGTATGAAATGTATCCACTCTCTGCAGCTTTCTGTTCTGATTGTGTGTTAAATTCATGCACAATTctgttaaaaacaataaataaatcaataaaatgtaaaaaattaagAGACACATACGCAGAAGGAAGTCCTCTCTGGTCTTGGGCTCCGAGGGGACGACTGTCCGGACTCTTATAGCTGCGGGGGCACAGACACAGAACGAATGAAAGGAAAGCTCTGTCCACACAGAAAGAAGCAGCACGATCCCCAGGTTTAAAGCCGTAAGATATTACTCGGTTACAGCTGCTATTCCCTGGGTGAAGGTGGTCGTTTTACTCCTCTGCCTCCCTCAGGGGCAGGAAATGACTCGAGTAAATGTTCTCCTGAgattgaggagtgtggtgtgttctctctgtgtctgcgtgggtttcctccgggtgactgtctgtgaggagtgtggtgtgttctctctgtgtctgcgtgggtttcctccgggggactgtctgtgaggagtgtggtgtgttctctctgtgtctgcgtgggtttcctccagttgactgtctgtgaggagtgtggtgtgttctccctgtgtctgcgtgggtttcctccgggtgactgtctgtgaggagtgtggtgtgttctctctgtgtctgcgtgggtttcctccaggggactgtctgtgaggagtgtggtgtgttctctgtgtctgcgtgggtttcctccagttgactgtctgtgaggagtgtggtgtgttctccctgtgtccgcgtgggtttcctccgggtgactgtctgtgaggagtgtggtgtgttctccctgtgtccgcgtgggtttcctccgggtgactgtctgtgaggagtgtggtgtgttctctctgtgtc contains:
- the LOC136682452 gene encoding tripartite motif-containing protein 16-like, with the protein product MAEASISVDQDQFMCPVCLDLLKDPVTVPCGHSFCVVCINGCWDQEDQKGVYTCPQCREIFTRRPVLRRNNMLAEVVEKVKKTELRAPAPAPRYAGPGDVECDFCSGRKHKAVKSCVTCQASFCGAHLQPHYDVPGLKKHRLVKASSRLQERVCSQHDRLMEIYCRTDRRCICELCTMDEHRGHDTVEAAAERTEKQSQLEEVQRRTQQRIQEKQKELREMKEAVSDIKRSAQAAVEDSERVFTELIRSIEKKRSEITKQIRAQEKAQLSGAEEHLEKLEEEISDLKKRRTELEQLSHSDDHISFLQTLQSLGAESENSHSAPQSLRLAPLIFEDVRKSLGELKGRLEESCKEGFGKIRIPNSMKQEEHRAEADWSRGRERSSAQRKIAIRVRTVVPSEPKTREDFLLHYCPLTLDPNTVHHKLLLFEYNRVVTWRGGARTYPEHPERFNRWPQVLCVESMCGRCYWEVEWDNGGWGVSISVSYKGIERKGDSDECAFGGNAQSWSLLCSSLLSFWHNNVETKLSGPSSNRIGVYVDHDAGILSFYGVSDTMTLLHSVHTTFTQPLYAGFWLKKGQLRLCDPDVSDSEHRDEK